From Apis mellifera strain DH4 linkage group LG5, Amel_HAv3.1, whole genome shotgun sequence, the proteins below share one genomic window:
- the EF1a-F2 gene encoding elongation factor 1-alpha isoform X1 — protein sequence MGKEKIHINIVVIGHVDSGKSTTTGHLIYKCGGIDKRTIEKFEKEAQEMGKGSFKYAWVLDKLKAERERGITIDIALWKFETSKYYVTIIDAPGHRDFIKNMITGTSQADCAVLIVAAGTGEFEAGISKNGQTREHALLAFTLGVKQLIVGVNKMDSTEPPYSETRFEEIKKEVSSYIKKIGYNPAAVAFVPISGWHGDNMLEVSSKMPWFKGWTVERKEGKVEGKCLIEALDAILPPTRPTDKALRLPLQDVYKIGGIGTVPVGRVETGVLKPGMVVTFAPAGLTTEVKSVEMHHEALQEAVPGDNVGFNVKNVSVKELRRGYVAGDSKNNPPKGAADFTAQVIVLNHPGQISNGYTPVLDCHTAHIACKFADIKEKCDRRNGKTTEENPKSIKSGDAAIVMLVPSKPMCVEAFQEFPPLGRFAVRDMRQTVAVGVIKAVTFKDAAGKVTKAAEKAQKKK from the exons ATGGGTAAAGAAAagattcatattaatattgtcgTTATTGGACACGTCGACTCTGGCAAGTCTACCACCACTGGTCATTTGATCTACAAATGTGGTGGTATTGATAAACGTACcattgaaaaattcgagaaggaAGCCCAGGAA atggGCAAAGGATCCTTCAAATATGCCTGGGTATTGGATAAGTTAAAAGCTGAACGTGAACGTGGTATTACGATTGATATTGCTTTGTGGAAATTCGAAACGTCAAAATACTATGTTACTATTATTGATGCTCCTGGACACAGAGATTTCATCAAAAACATGATTACTGGTACCTCTCAGGCTGATTGTGCTGTATTAATTGTTGCTGCTGGTACTGGAGAGTTCGAAGCAGGCATTTCAAAGAATGGACAAACTCGTGAGCATGCTTTGCTCGCTTTTACTCTTGGTGTGAAACAATTGATTGTTGGTGTTAATAAGATGGACTCCACTGAACCACCGTATTCTGAAACCcgatttgaagaaattaaaaaagaagtgtcatcttacattaaaaaaattggttaTAATCCAGCTGCAGTTGCATTTGTGCCAATTTCTGGTTGGCATGGAGATAATATGTTGGAAGTTTCTTCAAAAATGCCTTGGTTTAAGGGATGGACGGTTGAACgtaaagaaggaaaagttgAAGGAAAATGTCTTATTGAAGCGCTTGATGCTATTCTTCCACCTACTAGACCTACAGACAAGGCTCTCCGTCTTCCTCTTcag GACGTATATAAAATCGGTGGTATTGGAACAGTACCAGTTGGTCGTGTCGAAACTGGTGTGTTGAAACCAGGTATGGTTGTCACATTCGCTCCTGCTGGTTTGACTACTGAAGTCAAATCTGTTGAAATGCATCACGAAGCTTTGCAAGAGGCTGTTCCTGGTGATAATGTTGGTTTTAACGTCAAGAACGTATCTGTCAAAGAATTACGTCGTGGTTATGTTGCTGGTGATTCAAAGAATAATCCACCTAAAGGTGCTGCTGATTTTACTGCACAA gttaTTGTATTGAATCACCCTGGTCAAATCAGCAATGGTTATACACCAGTATTGGATTGTCATACTGCACATATTGCATGTAAATTCGCTGATATCAAAGAGAAATGCGATCGTCGTAATGGAAAGACAACTGAAGAAAATCCGAAAAGCATCAAATCTGGAGATGCTGCCATCGTTATGCTTGTGCCAAGCAAGCCTATGTGCGTTGAGGCTTTCCAAGAATTTCCGCCTTTGGGGCGTTTCGCTGTTCGTGACATGCGTCAAACGGTAGCTGTTGGTGTTATCAAAGCTGTAACTTTCAAGGACGCTGCTGGCAAGGTCACCAAGGCTGCCGAGAAGGctcagaaaaagaaataa
- the EF1a-F2 gene encoding elongation factor 1-alpha (The RefSeq protein has 1 substitution compared to this genomic sequence): protein MGKEKIHINIVVIGHVDSGKSTTTGHLIYKCGGIDKRTIEKFEKEAQEMGKGSFKYAWVLDKLKAERERGITIDIALWKFETSKYYVTIIDAPGHRDFIKNMITGTSQADCAVLIVAAGTGEFEAGISKNGQTREHALLAFTLGVKQLIVGVNKMDSTEPPYSETRFEEIKKEVSSYIKKIGYNPAAVAFVPISGWHGDNMLEVSSKMPWFKGWTVERKEGKVEGKCLIEALDAILPPTRPTDKALRLPLQDVYKIGGIGTVPVGRVETGVLKPGMVVTFAPAGLTTEVKSVEMHHEALQEAVPGDNVGFNVKNVSVKELRRGYVAGDSKNNPPKGAADFTAQVIVLNHPGQISNGYTPVLDCHTAHIACKFADIKEKCDRRNGKTTEENPKSIKSGDAAIVMLVPSKPMCAEAFQEFPPLGRFAVRDMRQTVAVGVIKAVTFKDAAGKVTKAAEKAQKKK, encoded by the exons ATGGGTAAAGAAAagattcatattaatattgtcgTTATTGGACACGTCGACTCTGGCAAGTCTACCACCACTGGTCATTTGATCTACAAATGTGGTGGTATTGATAAACGTACcattgaaaaattcgagaaggaAGCCCAGGAA atggGCAAAGGATCCTTCAAATATGCCTGGGTATTGGATAAGTTAAAAGCTGAACGTGAACGTGGTATTACGATTGATATTGCTTTGTGGAAATTCGAAACGTCAAAATACTATGTTACTATTATTGATGCTCCTGGACACAGAGATTTCATCAAAAACATGATTACTGGTACCTCTCAGGCTGATTGTGCTGTATTAATTGTTGCTGCTGGTACTGGAGAGTTCGAAGCAGGCATTTCAAAGAATGGACAAACTCGTGAGCATGCTTTGCTCGCTTTTACTCTTGGTGTGAAACAATTGATTGTTGGTGTTAATAAGATGGACTCCACTGAACCACCGTATTCTGAAACCcgatttgaagaaattaaaaaagaagtgtcatcttacattaaaaaaattggttaTAATCCAGCTGCAGTTGCATTTGTGCCAATTTCTGGTTGGCATGGAGATAATATGTTGGAAGTTTCTTCAAAAATGCCTTGGTTTAAGGGATGGACGGTTGAACgtaaagaaggaaaagttgAAGGAAAATGTCTTATTGAAGCGCTTGATGCTATTCTTCCACCTACTAGACCTACAGACAAGGCTCTCCGTCTTCCTCTTcag GACGTATATAAAATCGGTGGTATTGGAACAGTACCAGTTGGTCGTGTCGAAACTGGTGTGTTGAAACCAGGTATGGTTGTCACATTCGCTCCTGCTGGTTTGACTACTGAAGTCAAATCTGTTGAAATGCATCACGAAGCTTTGCAAGAGGCTGTTCCTGGTGATAATGTTGGTTTTAACGTCAAGAACGTATCTGTCAAAGAATTACGTCGTGGTTATGTTGCTGGTGATTCAAAGAATAATCCACCTAAAGGTGCTGCTGATTTTACTGCACAA gttaTTGTATTGAATCACCCTGGTCAAATCAGCAATGGTTATACACCAGTATTGGATTGTCATACTGCACATATTGCATGTAAATTCGCTGATATCAAAGAGAAATGCGATCGTCGTAATGGAAAGACAACTGAAGAAAATCCGAAAAGCATCAAATCTGGAGATGCTGCCATCGTTATGCTTGTGCCAAGCAAGCCTATGTGCGTTGAGGCTTTCCAAGAATTTCCGCCTTTGGGGCGTTTCGCTGTTCGTGACATGCGTCAAACGGTAGCTGTTGGTGTTATCAAAGCTGTAACTTTCAAGGACGCTGCTGGCAAGGTCACCAAGGCTGCCGAGAAGGctcagaaaaagaaataa